A single window of uncultured Methanospirillum sp. DNA harbors:
- a CDS encoding coenzyme F420-0:L-glutamate ligase, with translation MESSISVTGLLGLPLIQKGDDIAVIICNAVTLKDGDILCIATTIISKANGYSRLLDEVTPGEQACSIASVTGEDPRFLQVVLDQAADVVIETPFTLTALPCGHVGVRSGVDASNVEHGYAVYLPPDPMAEASRLADRIHEISGASCRVILTDTCGRAFRRGQTGHAIGWSGMPAIRDFRGDTDLFGKVLEITEEAVIDEIAGFSNFVMGESNNGVPVVLFRGCPAWTGHDDIYFTKQEDIIRRSLQKEGC, from the coding sequence ATGGAATCTTCAATTTCGGTAACCGGCCTTCTTGGGCTTCCCCTAATACAAAAAGGGGACGATATTGCAGTAATTATCTGCAACGCTGTCACACTGAAGGATGGCGATATACTCTGCATTGCCACCACGATCATCTCGAAGGCAAACGGGTACTCACGGCTTTTGGACGAGGTCACTCCTGGTGAGCAGGCATGCTCCATCGCATCGGTAACCGGCGAGGATCCCAGGTTTCTGCAGGTTGTACTTGACCAGGCCGCAGATGTTGTGATCGAGACACCGTTCACCCTGACCGCTCTTCCCTGCGGACATGTGGGTGTCAGATCTGGTGTTGATGCAAGCAATGTTGAGCATGGCTATGCAGTCTACCTCCCTCCCGATCCGATGGCAGAAGCCTCACGGCTTGCAGACCGGATCCATGAGATATCAGGAGCATCGTGCCGGGTTATCCTGACCGATACATGCGGGCGTGCGTTCAGGCGTGGCCAGACGGGTCATGCTATCGGATGGAGCGGGATGCCTGCAATCAGAGACTTCAGGGGTGACACCGATCTCTTCGGAAAGGTCCTTGAGATAACAGAAGAAGCGGTGATCGACGAGATAGCAGGTTTCTCCAACTTCGTGATGGGTGAGAGTAACAATGGAGTTCCGGTAGTACTGTTCAGGGGCTGCCCTGCATGGACAGGCCATGATGATATCTACTTCACAAAACAAGAGGACATCATCAGACGCTCGCTCCAAAAAGAAGGATGTTAG
- the ppk1 gene encoding polyphosphate kinase 1: MNRDESLLAEGKSLDSDSILMDPSCYINRELSWLQFNRHVLDEAKDPAHPLLERVKFLAIFSNNLDEFFMIRVSGLHRQLDEGVLKSPPDGLTPARLLDKIYEDLFPLLEEQVAIWHDEIIPALRDQGVIIHTYETLDERQKRSLRTYFIKEIFPVLTPLAFDKSHPFPFISNLALNLAIIVRERGGEEDLFARIKIPNKLFPRLLKIPDDENGPKTPGGIELVFLEDVISANLDLLFPGLEVRAAYPFRVTRDADIEIEEDEADDLLTAVEESVGRRWVGIPSRIEVSSWMDQAVCGMMGEKLVKHPHMFYRIAGPIGMADLMCMLDLDRPDLKDPPFVPSVPKILENEKAIFSTIKSRDVMLFHPYESFQPVINFLNQAAKDPDVLAIKMTLYRTGTRSPIVRALLDAREMGKAVSVVVELKARFDEENNIGWAKALEHAGVHVVFGIMGLKVHSKLCLVVRRERDGIVRYVHMSSGNYNASTARIYTDIGLFTANPEIASDVSNLFNSLTGYSRYMAYNHLLVSPKYIRRGIISLIEREIKRQREYKDGHIILKLNAIQDEEMIQALYRASIAGVKVELQVRGICCLRPGIKGLSENISVSTIVGRFLEHSRIYYFHNGGDEILLMGSSDLMPRNLNRRVEVLYPILDPGIKQEIITEILPIHMRDTAKARILGSDGIYHPRKPANGDEPVNAQEWFLKHRGFWNQQIADEPEDMSIGRNGI, encoded by the coding sequence ATGAATCGGGATGAGTCTCTTTTAGCCGAAGGAAAGAGCCTTGACAGTGATAGTATCCTGATGGACCCTTCCTGCTACATCAACCGGGAGTTATCCTGGCTCCAGTTCAATCGGCACGTGCTCGACGAGGCAAAGGATCCGGCTCATCCCCTGCTTGAACGGGTCAAGTTCCTTGCCATATTCTCAAACAACCTGGACGAGTTCTTTATGATCAGGGTTTCAGGTCTGCACCGTCAACTTGATGAAGGTGTGCTCAAATCCCCTCCAGACGGGCTCACTCCTGCACGGCTCCTTGACAAGATCTACGAGGACCTCTTCCCGCTGCTTGAAGAGCAGGTAGCCATCTGGCATGATGAGATCATTCCTGCTCTCCGGGATCAGGGGGTCATCATCCACACCTACGAGACACTTGATGAGAGGCAGAAGCGATCCCTCAGGACATACTTCATAAAGGAGATATTTCCGGTTCTCACCCCCCTGGCTTTTGACAAATCGCACCCCTTCCCGTTCATCTCAAACCTGGCACTTAATCTTGCTATCATTGTCAGGGAGCGTGGGGGTGAAGAGGACCTCTTTGCCAGGATCAAGATCCCAAACAAACTCTTCCCCCGCCTGCTGAAGATCCCTGACGATGAGAACGGACCAAAAACTCCGGGAGGCATTGAACTTGTATTCCTTGAGGATGTGATATCTGCAAACCTTGACCTTCTCTTCCCTGGTCTTGAAGTCAGGGCTGCATACCCGTTCAGGGTTACCCGCGATGCTGACATCGAGATAGAGGAGGATGAAGCTGACGATCTTCTGACCGCTGTTGAGGAGTCAGTCGGGAGACGGTGGGTCGGCATCCCTTCACGGATCGAGGTCTCATCCTGGATGGACCAGGCGGTCTGTGGGATGATGGGTGAGAAACTGGTCAAGCACCCGCATATGTTCTACCGGATTGCAGGTCCGATCGGGATGGCTGACCTCATGTGTATGCTTGATCTTGACCGGCCTGATCTCAAGGATCCCCCGTTTGTTCCGAGTGTCCCGAAGATCCTGGAGAATGAGAAGGCCATCTTCAGCACGATCAAATCCCGTGATGTAATGCTCTTCCATCCCTACGAGAGTTTCCAGCCAGTGATAAACTTCCTCAACCAGGCTGCAAAGGATCCTGATGTACTTGCTATCAAGATGACCCTGTACAGAACAGGAACCCGTTCTCCGATCGTCAGAGCACTTCTCGATGCAAGAGAGATGGGGAAGGCTGTATCGGTGGTGGTAGAACTCAAGGCACGGTTTGACGAGGAGAACAACATCGGTTGGGCCAAAGCACTTGAGCACGCCGGAGTCCATGTCGTATTCGGGATCATGGGGCTTAAAGTCCACTCCAAACTCTGTCTGGTTGTGCGGAGGGAGCGTGACGGGATCGTCAGGTACGTCCATATGAGTTCTGGCAACTACAACGCATCCACTGCCAGGATTTACACCGATATCGGGCTCTTCACGGCAAACCCGGAGATCGCATCTGATGTGTCGAACCTCTTCAACTCCCTGACCGGATACTCGAGATACATGGCATACAACCACCTGCTGGTATCGCCAAAATACATCAGGCGGGGCATCATCTCGCTCATCGAACGGGAGATCAAACGGCAGCGTGAGTACAAGGATGGCCATATCATCCTGAAACTCAATGCCATTCAGGATGAAGAGATGATTCAGGCCCTCTACCGTGCATCCATTGCAGGGGTTAAGGTAGAACTACAGGTCAGGGGGATCTGCTGCCTGAGGCCTGGAATAAAAGGGTTATCTGAAAATATTTCTGTAAGCACCATCGTAGGACGGTTCCTTGAGCACTCGCGAATCTATTACTTCCACAATGGCGGAGACGAGATCCTGCTGATGGGCAGCTCTGACCTGATGCCCAGGAACCTGAACCGCAGGGTCGAGGTGCTGTACCCAATCCTTGACCCGGGTATCAAGCAGGAGATCATAACAGAGATCCTCCCGATCCACATGCGTGATACAGCAAAGGCACGTATTCTGGGTTCGGACGGAATATACCATCCAAGGAAACCGGCAAACGGTGACGAGCCGGTCAATGCACAGGAGTGGTTCCTCAAGCATCGCGGATTCTGGAACCAGCAGATTGCTGATGAGCCTGAAGATATGAGTATCGGACGTAATGGCATCTGA
- a CDS encoding endonuclease III domain-containing protein, whose product MGEAVRLVIDLLLRMIMESRAEEPKITGEDLHTYYNALLTSFGNRGWWPADGWFETIVGAILAQNVSWTGASQAVQALKDAGLLDPNQILTTSKEIIAPLIRSSRYYNQKAERLQVFARFFVEQYNSDRTLMDREDTGTLRSLLLDLKGFGPETVDSILLYACEKPIFVVDAYTKRIGSRIGWFAADESFQQMQEFFTTRLKPDSALFNDFHAQIVYLGNVVCKTRPLCSSCPLRKIDDRLRCRYTAPDNPEARKTKNNSQNRNISKSSHGA is encoded by the coding sequence ATGGGAGAGGCAGTCAGGCTGGTCATAGACCTGCTGCTGCGTATGATTATGGAGAGCAGAGCGGAAGAGCCGAAGATAACAGGAGAGGATCTCCATACATACTACAATGCCCTGCTCACCTCGTTTGGTAACCGGGGCTGGTGGCCTGCTGACGGGTGGTTTGAGACGATCGTCGGTGCCATTCTTGCCCAGAACGTCTCGTGGACCGGGGCTTCGCAGGCGGTACAGGCCCTGAAAGACGCCGGACTTCTTGACCCGAACCAGATCCTGACAACCTCCAAGGAAATTATCGCACCGCTGATCAGATCCTCACGATATTACAATCAGAAAGCAGAACGTCTGCAGGTATTTGCCAGATTCTTCGTTGAGCAGTATAACAGCGACAGGACCCTGATGGACAGGGAGGATACCGGAACTCTACGCAGTCTCCTGCTTGATCTCAAAGGGTTCGGACCTGAGACTGTCGACTCCATCCTTCTGTATGCATGTGAAAAGCCAATCTTCGTTGTTGATGCATACACGAAAAGGATCGGTTCCAGGATCGGATGGTTTGCTGCAGATGAATCATTCCAGCAGATGCAGGAGTTCTTCACAACAAGGTTGAAGCCCGACTCTGCTCTCTTCAACGATTTTCACGCCCAGATCGTGTACCTGGGAAACGTAGTCTGCAAGACCAGACCATTGTGCAGTTCCTGTCCGCTGAGGAAGATAGATGATCGGCTCCGGTGCAGATACACAGCACCGGACAATCCTGAAGCCAGGAAGACTAAAAACAATAGTCAGAACAGAAACATAAGCAAGAGTAGTCATGGGGCATGA
- a CDS encoding universal stress protein, whose translation MYKTILVAIDGSAVSEQAFEAAVEQAHAWKGNLHAVYVVETGLFTDIPVDSKLEVMYSLLEQEGSGALDRVKEIAKKKNIEVETHFEQGHAGDTIISTAQKLNADLIVMGSHGKSNVDRLLLGSVSSFVVEHSVVSVLVVRS comes from the coding sequence ATGTATAAGACGATTCTCGTTGCAATTGACGGATCTGCGGTTAGTGAACAGGCGTTCGAAGCTGCCGTAGAGCAGGCACACGCCTGGAAAGGAAACCTGCATGCGGTTTACGTCGTGGAGACCGGCCTGTTCACCGATATCCCGGTGGACAGCAAGCTTGAAGTGATGTACAGCCTGCTTGAGCAGGAGGGATCCGGAGCCCTTGACCGGGTCAAAGAGATTGCGAAGAAGAAGAATATCGAGGTGGAGACCCACTTTGAACAGGGTCATGCAGGCGACACGATCATTTCCACAGCCCAGAAGCTGAATGCAGATCTGATCGTGATGGGTTCACATGGGAAGAGTAATGTTGACCGTCTTCTGCTTGGCAGTGTGAGTTCATTTGTGGTAGAGCACAGCGTTGTCTCTGTCCTGGTGGTGAGATCATAG
- a CDS encoding amidohydrolase family protein: MDERSYSGMAFLGDPLIPYPVTIVVRDGIIAKIEDETNVPDRWICPAFFNAHTHLADTVAMDIPCTGDLESLVTPPHGLKHRILAECSPELLTIAMRRSVTSMIQGGTAGFADFREGGAAGVSILQNACRDLPCRPIILGREGGEAVSDGAGISSARDISSYAEVVSRMKRDGKLVAFHAGEKDSSDIDAALACEPDLLIHGTHAAPHQIRAIADAGIPVVICPRSNFLLGVTCSADHPPVREMLEQGVRVLIGTDNAMFVQPDIMQEISFAHTVYRIPPAELLGSATAGLEAAGVNHSIREGNPANFNILDISDSNLQFSHDPVASVVKRSPVDRICARVFYIESKLIEQPLGGGPHV, translated from the coding sequence ATGGATGAGAGATCTTACAGCGGGATGGCATTTCTTGGTGACCCGCTCATTCCCTATCCGGTAACCATCGTGGTCAGAGATGGTATTATCGCGAAGATAGAGGATGAGACGAATGTACCTGACCGATGGATCTGTCCGGCATTCTTTAATGCACATACACATCTTGCCGACACGGTCGCCATGGATATCCCCTGTACCGGTGATCTTGAGTCCCTTGTCACCCCACCTCACGGGCTTAAGCACCGGATCCTTGCAGAGTGTTCACCAGAGCTCCTGACGATCGCGATGAGAAGATCGGTCACGTCAATGATCCAGGGCGGTACTGCAGGATTTGCCGACTTCAGGGAGGGTGGGGCTGCCGGGGTGTCTATCCTGCAGAATGCATGCAGAGACCTTCCATGCCGGCCTATCATCCTGGGGCGGGAAGGTGGCGAGGCAGTAAGCGACGGTGCCGGCATAAGTAGTGCTCGTGACATCAGTTCATATGCTGAAGTTGTCAGCAGGATGAAACGGGATGGAAAACTGGTTGCCTTCCATGCCGGTGAGAAGGACAGCAGCGATATTGATGCTGCCCTGGCATGTGAACCCGATCTCCTCATTCATGGAACCCATGCGGCACCTCACCAGATCAGGGCGATTGCCGATGCAGGAATACCTGTAGTAATCTGTCCGCGGTCCAACTTTCTCCTTGGTGTTACATGTTCGGCAGATCACCCGCCGGTCCGCGAGATGCTGGAGCAGGGAGTTCGTGTCCTTATCGGGACGGATAATGCCATGTTTGTCCAACCAGACATTATGCAGGAGATTTCGTTTGCTCATACGGTCTACAGGATCCCCCCTGCAGAGCTCCTTGGCTCTGCCACAGCCGGTCTTGAAGCAGCGGGAGTAAATCACTCAATCCGGGAAGGAAATCCTGCAAATTTCAATATTTTGGATATTTCAGATTCCAATCTGCAATTCTCCCATGATCCTGTTGCCAGTGTGGTAAAACGGTCTCCTGTTGACCGGATCTGCGCAAGGGTTTTTTATATAGAATCGAAATTAATTGAACAGCCTTTAGGAGGGGGACCACATGTATAA
- a CDS encoding preprotein translocase subunit Sec61beta has product MAKKSGGRLISSAGLVNYYDSEDRRAVHISPYIVLGAAVGIAVIIFAANLIKF; this is encoded by the coding sequence ATGGCAAAGAAATCGGGTGGAAGACTTATATCTTCTGCCGGTCTCGTCAATTATTACGACAGTGAAGACCGGCGGGCAGTCCACATCAGCCCCTACATAGTCCTCGGTGCAGCAGTTGGTATTGCGGTTATCATCTTCGCTGCTAACCTGATCAAATTCTAA
- the ruvC gene encoding crossover junction endodeoxyribonuclease RuvC — translation MVTVLGIDPGYATMGYGIISDDRQTPGADEWGCVKTSKSDGDSPVRLGLIYKGVVDLIERFSPESMAIERLFFARNTTSALQVSEARGVIILAAVHHDIPVTEYTPNQVKVAITGSGSADKRQMQEMITRLLRLPEIPRPDDAADGLSLALCHINCSRGRR, via the coding sequence ATGGTAACCGTACTTGGAATAGATCCAGGATATGCAACCATGGGATACGGGATCATCTCTGATGATCGGCAGACTCCTGGTGCTGATGAATGGGGCTGTGTGAAGACGAGTAAATCAGACGGCGATTCGCCGGTACGGCTTGGACTCATCTACAAGGGTGTTGTTGATCTGATCGAACGGTTCAGCCCGGAGAGCATGGCAATAGAGCGCCTCTTTTTTGCCAGGAATACAACCAGTGCTCTCCAGGTGAGCGAGGCTCGGGGTGTTATCATCCTTGCTGCAGTGCATCATGACATCCCGGTGACCGAGTATACACCAAACCAGGTGAAGGTCGCGATAACCGGGTCAGGGTCTGCTGACAAGAGACAGATGCAGGAGATGATCACACGGTTGCTCAGACTTCCTGAGATCCCAAGACCCGATGATGCTGCCGATGGCCTCTCACTTGCACTCTGCCATATCAACTGCTCGCGGGGACGACGATGA